The Candidatus Methylomirabilota bacterium genome includes a region encoding these proteins:
- a CDS encoding amino acid adenylation domain-containing protein → MSLASRPPSPLSFAQQQLWLVDRLRPGSPAYNMGKAFRLAGDFDLTALESALTAIVARHEALRTTFHETDGEPVQMVGPPRPVEVTYVDLTGLPEDAREAALEAQLTAEARRSFDLTCDLMLRALVARLGEREHALLLVLHHIASDGWSVGVLMRELEAHYSAAVTGDIATLPPLPVQYADHAAWQRARLAGQRLADEISYWRQQLAGAPPALALPTDHPRPAELGDGGNQCTRLLPSEHVSVVRALARAERVTPFAVLLAAFQALLHRYTGETDLVVGTASACRILREVEPLIGYFVNTLPLRMALDGDPTFRELLRQASRVSREALGHQELPFERLVAALAPERRRDRSPIVQVMLVLQEAALSGMPRLSGLTATPLRARNGTAKFDLSLTAVESATGLQLIADYSTDLFDGATIERLLAHFTRLLEGAVTDPDRRLSELPLLTAEETARLESWSGASAETAPAEAPKACLHRLVAARAATSPDAVAVVAGRDTLTYGQLEARAGALGRYLRVLGVGPDVPVGVCMGPSLDLPVALYAVLKAGGAYLPLDPALPTERLRFMLADATAPVVITDAALGPRLAESGVRVVCPSTDAEEIARTAAEALEPDAEPEALAYILYTSGSTGRPKGVMIPHRAIVNHMRWMADTLPLTEADAVLQRTPIGFDASVWEFWAPLLAGARLVIGPAGAHRDPGELARVLAEQEITVLQLVPSLLRALLDEPGLDGARVLRRVCCGGEALTGELAERCLARLPVELINLYGPTEATIDATWWRCGGGETSVPIGRPIAGMRAWVLDASGQPVPPGVAGELHLGGVGLARGYLNRPELTAERFVPDPRSPESGARLYRTGDRARWRADGVLEYLGRLDHQVKLRGMRVELGEVEAVLAGHPAVREAVVTVREDAGDGYLAAWVVLRPEARLDRETLRHFLAEQLPVPMIPRAVVTLDALPLTPHGKVDRGALPDPGEHDLLRTAMREAPATPLEQALAQMWTELLGVTEIGRHDDFFAIGGHSLLAARLASRLRERLGVDVPLRRIFEAPILSNLAEAILEGQLKDDPAAEGTPTADAMPVAAPTLRTLIEAQALRAPDAPAITAPGAAPLCYRDLLTQVDEVLAVLATWGLGRGDRIALIMPQGPQLAVAFVAVALGATAVPLNPAYREPELERYLTTARVGAVMVPAGAAPAARVVAARLGLPLLEVEPRPGGAGRFALGPHLPATPSPVNSPRPDDVALAIHTSGTTARPKVVPLTHANMAAAIQGFVQTYALRPNDRALGVMPLFHVQGLMVVLTSLAAGASVICTPAFDPTAVFDWMEATRPTWYSAVPTIHQAIVAEAPQHPHVVAGHALRFIRSSAAPLPPALMAELERRLGVPVIEGYGQSESCMLVTSNPLPPGERRAGSVGRPVTGEVAIVDEDGGATRTGEVGEIQVRGKTVMTGYENDSAANAAAFRDGWYRTGDLGRFDADGYLYVTGRIKEMINRGGEKISPREVDDVLVAHPAVARAVTFSVPHPTLGEDVAAALVLRPGSCATEADIRRFVSDRLAAFKVPRQLAFVDSIPLGATGKPERRELAAALSRPETPTGSGSAAPALTAIEAQVAKVWSGVLGRPVGVADDFVALGGDSLQAAVAAAHMADALGVTVPLNQFLEAPTVAAVAAHIAARLGPSAGASG, encoded by the coding sequence ATGAGTCTCGCCAGTCGCCCGCCCTCCCCGCTCTCCTTCGCGCAGCAGCAGCTCTGGCTCGTGGACCGCCTGCGCCCCGGCTCGCCCGCTTACAACATGGGCAAGGCGTTCCGCCTCGCCGGCGACTTCGACCTCACCGCGCTCGAGAGCGCGCTCACCGCGATCGTGGCGCGCCACGAGGCTCTGCGCACGACCTTCCACGAGACCGACGGAGAGCCCGTGCAGATGGTCGGGCCACCCAGACCCGTCGAGGTGACGTACGTGGATCTCACGGGCCTGCCCGAAGACGCCCGCGAGGCGGCTCTCGAAGCCCAGCTCACCGCGGAGGCCCGCCGTTCGTTCGACCTCACGTGCGACCTCATGCTGCGGGCCCTCGTCGCGCGGCTGGGTGAACGCGAGCACGCCTTGCTCCTCGTCCTCCACCACATCGCCTCTGACGGTTGGTCCGTGGGCGTGCTCATGCGTGAGCTCGAGGCGCACTACTCGGCGGCGGTCACGGGCGACATCGCCACGCTGCCGCCGCTGCCCGTGCAGTACGCGGATCACGCCGCGTGGCAGCGCGCCCGGCTGGCCGGGCAACGGCTCGCCGACGAGATCAGCTACTGGCGCCAACAGCTGGCGGGAGCGCCGCCTGCCCTCGCGCTGCCCACCGACCACCCGCGCCCCGCCGAGCTGGGCGACGGCGGAAATCAGTGCACGCGACTCCTGCCGTCCGAGCACGTGAGCGTGGTGAGGGCGCTCGCACGGGCCGAGCGCGTGACCCCCTTCGCGGTGCTGCTCGCCGCCTTCCAGGCGCTCCTGCACCGCTACACCGGCGAGACCGATCTCGTCGTGGGAACGGCCAGCGCCTGCCGGATCCTGCGCGAAGTCGAGCCGCTGATCGGCTACTTCGTCAACACGCTGCCCCTACGGATGGCGCTCGACGGCGATCCGACATTCCGGGAGCTCTTGCGTCAAGCGTCGCGCGTGTCCCGCGAGGCCCTGGGGCATCAGGAGCTGCCCTTCGAGCGCCTGGTCGCTGCGCTGGCGCCCGAGCGCCGCCGCGACCGCTCGCCCATCGTGCAGGTCATGCTGGTGCTGCAGGAGGCCGCACTCTCCGGAATGCCTCGCCTCTCCGGGCTCACCGCCACGCCGCTGCGGGCGCGAAACGGGACGGCGAAGTTCGACCTCTCCCTGACGGCGGTGGAAAGCGCGACGGGGCTCCAGCTCATTGCGGACTACAGCACCGACCTCTTCGACGGCGCGACCATCGAGCGGCTGCTCGCCCACTTCACGCGGCTCCTCGAGGGCGCGGTGACCGATCCCGACCGGCGCCTCTCGGAGCTCCCCTTGCTGACCGCCGAGGAGACGGCGCGCCTCGAGTCCTGGAGCGGCGCCTCCGCGGAGACCGCGCCGGCGGAGGCCCCGAAGGCGTGCTTGCACCGCCTCGTCGCAGCGCGCGCGGCGACCTCCCCTGACGCGGTGGCGGTGGTCGCGGGGCGCGACACCCTCACCTACGGGCAGCTCGAGGCTCGGGCGGGCGCGCTCGGGCGCTATCTCCGCGTGCTCGGCGTGGGGCCCGACGTGCCCGTGGGCGTCTGCATGGGCCCGTCGCTCGATCTCCCCGTCGCGCTCTATGCCGTGCTCAAGGCCGGCGGGGCATACCTGCCCCTCGATCCGGCTCTCCCCACGGAGCGCCTGCGCTTCATGCTCGCGGACGCGACCGCGCCGGTGGTGATCACCGACGCCGCGCTGGGCCCGCGGCTCGCCGAGTCCGGCGTCCGCGTGGTCTGCCCCTCCACCGATGCCGAGGAGATTGCGCGGACAGCGGCCGAGGCGCTCGAGCCCGACGCCGAGCCCGAGGCGCTCGCCTACATCCTCTATACGTCCGGCTCCACCGGCCGTCCCAAGGGCGTGATGATCCCCCATCGCGCCATCGTGAACCACATGCGCTGGATGGCAGACACGCTCCCCCTCACCGAGGCCGATGCCGTCCTCCAGCGCACCCCGATCGGCTTCGACGCATCGGTCTGGGAGTTCTGGGCGCCGCTGCTGGCGGGCGCGCGCCTGGTCATCGGCCCCGCGGGAGCTCATCGCGACCCCGGCGAGCTCGCACGCGTCCTCGCCGAGCAGGAGATCACCGTGCTGCAGCTCGTACCGTCGCTGCTGCGCGCGCTCTTGGACGAGCCCGGGCTCGATGGGGCGCGCGTGCTGCGCCGGGTGTGCTGCGGCGGCGAGGCCCTGACCGGCGAGCTGGCCGAGCGGTGTCTCGCGCGCCTGCCGGTGGAGCTGATCAATCTCTACGGCCCGACCGAGGCGACGATCGACGCAACGTGGTGGCGCTGCGGGGGCGGCGAGACCAGCGTTCCCATCGGCCGGCCCATCGCGGGCATGCGCGCGTGGGTGCTCGACGCGTCGGGACAGCCGGTGCCTCCGGGCGTGGCCGGCGAGCTTCATCTCGGCGGCGTGGGGCTCGCGCGCGGCTATCTCAACCGCCCGGAGCTGACGGCGGAGCGCTTCGTGCCGGACCCCCGCAGCCCCGAGTCGGGGGCGCGGCTCTACCGGACGGGCGATCGCGCCCGGTGGCGCGCCGACGGCGTCCTCGAGTACCTCGGCCGTCTCGATCATCAGGTCAAGCTCCGTGGCATGCGGGTTGAGCTCGGCGAAGTGGAGGCGGTGCTCGCGGGGCATCCCGCGGTGCGCGAGGCCGTCGTCACCGTCCGCGAGGACGCCGGCGACGGCTATCTCGCCGCCTGGGTCGTGCTCCGGCCCGAGGCCCGGCTCGATCGCGAGACCCTGCGCCACTTCCTCGCCGAGCAGCTGCCGGTGCCGATGATTCCCCGAGCTGTCGTCACGCTGGACGCGCTGCCGCTCACCCCTCACGGTAAGGTCGACCGCGGGGCCCTGCCCGACCCGGGCGAGCACGATCTCCTGCGGACGGCGATGCGCGAGGCGCCCGCCACGCCGCTCGAGCAGGCGCTGGCGCAGATGTGGACCGAGCTGCTGGGCGTGACCGAGATCGGACGCCACGACGACTTCTTCGCGATCGGCGGCCATTCACTGCTCGCCGCCCGCCTCGCCTCGCGGCTGCGCGAGCGGCTCGGCGTCGACGTCCCGCTGCGCCGGATCTTCGAGGCCCCGATCCTGTCCAATCTGGCCGAGGCGATCCTCGAGGGACAGCTGAAGGACGATCCGGCCGCCGAGGGCACACCCACCGCGGATGCGATGCCCGTGGCCGCGCCGACTCTGCGCACCCTGATCGAGGCGCAGGCGCTTCGCGCGCCCGATGCGCCGGCCATCACCGCGCCCGGCGCGGCGCCGCTCTGCTACCGCGATCTCCTCACCCAGGTGGACGAGGTCCTCGCGGTGCTCGCGACGTGGGGGCTCGGACGAGGCGACCGGATCGCCCTGATCATGCCGCAGGGCCCGCAGCTGGCCGTCGCCTTCGTCGCGGTGGCGCTCGGAGCCACCGCGGTACCGCTGAATCCCGCGTATCGCGAGCCGGAGCTCGAGCGGTATCTCACCACGGCCCGGGTGGGCGCGGTCATGGTGCCCGCCGGGGCCGCCCCCGCCGCCCGTGTCGTGGCCGCGCGCCTCGGCCTGCCGCTGCTGGAGGTCGAGCCGCGACCCGGGGGGGCCGGTCGCTTCGCGCTGGGACCTCACCTCCCCGCGACGCCAAGTCCCGTCAACAGTCCGCGCCCGGACGACGTCGCGCTCGCCATCCACACGTCGGGCACCACCGCGCGGCCCAAGGTGGTCCCGCTCACTCACGCCAACATGGCCGCCGCGATCCAGGGCTTCGTGCAGACCTATGCGCTGCGCCCGAACGATCGCGCCCTCGGCGTGATGCCACTGTTCCATGTCCAGGGCCTGATGGTCGTGCTGACCTCGCTGGCCGCCGGCGCGAGCGTGATCTGCACCCCCGCGTTCGATCCCACCGCCGTCTTCGACTGGATGGAGGCGACGCGGCCCACCTGGTACTCGGCGGTGCCGACGATTCATCAGGCCATCGTGGCCGAAGCCCCGCAGCACCCGCACGTGGTGGCGGGGCACGCGCTGCGCTTCATCCGCTCCTCGGCGGCGCCGCTCCCTCCGGCCCTCATGGCCGAGCTCGAGCGTCGGCTCGGCGTGCCCGTGATCGAGGGCTACGGGCAGTCCGAGTCCTGCATGCTCGTCACCTCGAATCCCCTCCCGCCGGGCGAGCGGCGGGCCGGCTCGGTGGGGCGCCCCGTCACCGGGGAGGTCGCCATCGTCGACGAGGACGGCGGCGCGACGCGAACGGGCGAGGTCGGCGAGATCCAGGTGCGCGGCAAGACGGTGATGACGGGATACGAGAACGATTCCGCCGCCAATGCGGCCGCCTTCCGGGACGGCTGGTATCGGACCGGCGATCTCGGCCGCTTCGATGCCGACGGCTATCTCTACGTGACCGGCCGCATCAAGGAGATGATCAACCGCGGCGGCGAGAAGATCTCGCCGCGCGAGGTGGACGACGTGCTCGTCGCGCACCCCGCGGTGGCGCGCGCCGTCACCTTCTCCGTCCCGCACCCGACCCTCGGCGAGGACGTGGCCGCTGCGCTCGTCTTGCGACCGGGCTCGTGCGCGACCGAGGCGGACATCCGGCGCTTCGTGAGTGATCGCCTTGCGGCGTTCAAGGTGCCCCGTCAGCTCGCCTTCGTGGATTCGATTCCCCTCGGCGCCACCGGCAAGCCCGAGCGCCGGGAGCTGGCCGCCGCCCTCAGCCGCCCGGAGACGCCGACGGGGTCCGGGTCCGCCGCACCCGCGCTCACCGCCATCGAAGCCCAGGTGGCCAAGGTCTGGAGCGGCGTGCTCGGTCGCCCGGTCGGCGTGGCCGACGATTTCGTGGCGCTGGGCGGCGACTCGTTGCAGGCGGCGGTCGCGGCGGCGCACATGGCCGATGCGCTGGGCGTCACCGTGCCGCTGAACCAGTTCCTCGAGGCACCTACCGTCGCCGCGGTGGCGGCCCACATCGCAGCGCGGCTGGGGCCCTCCGCCGGGGCTTCGGGCTGA